ATGAATTTATTGTTATGCatgtattatatttatttgtttgcttAAAGTGTATGTTTTGCTCCCCAGGAATCAGGGAGAGTGTCGTGAGTCACCAGTTTCTTTAGTGGCCACCATTTCTGAACTTTTACGTTACAAGGTATGCTTTATGTTGGAACTTAGAAATTCTTCATATTTCTGTGTGGTAAAATGTTTTCTTTAACATCAATAGGTCTGATACAAATCTTTCATTATGCTTCTCTGCtgaatacaaatgttttttcctGCGTTGGTTACATTTACCAAAGTTTTCTTCTGTGATTACAGAACGCAGGTAATGAAGCTGTTCGGGACGGAAAGTATATGGAAGCAGTAGAGCAGTATACTGCTGCACTATCAAGAAATGTTGACTCACGCCCTTTTGCAGCAATTTGCTTTTGCAATCGTGCAGCTGCTAATCAGGCCCTAGTCCAAATAGCTGATGCAATTGCCGACTGTAGTCTTGCCATGGCTCTTGATGAAAACTACACGAAGGTATATCATCATATTTTTGCTTTGAACTTGTAAACACGCACACATGACCCTTCCTCTGAGCTAAATAGAATGCTTATGAAGTTTTGTACTGGAATTGCTATAGGAAGGTGCAGTAAGATTCGTTTGTGGAATGCCCATTTCcctaaaacaatatttgtgtcTACTCATAGAcacacaaattttatatatctctcAAGTTCTCAAATAAGAACACTCTCACTTAGCTGTATCATGCTTCTTCCAAGATTTTCTCACATCTGACTTGTATAGTTATAACCTTATTTCTTGGAATGTGGCAAGGTACTGAAGCAGCATCTAAACATCGTTGAGGTTTCATTGAAATATCAACCTGACTTATCTTTCCATTTTCAGGCAGTCTCCAGGAGAGCCACATTACATGAGATGATCAGAGATTATGATCAAGCAGCTAGTGATCTCCAGAGGCTTATCAGCATTCTCGTAAAGCAAAGtgataagacaaaaaaaacgcCAGAGGCATCTGCAGAGCGTGCAAGCAGCAGGAAAGAACTAAAGCAGGCCCGTCAACGGTTGTCTGTGATGGAAGAAAAATCTAAAGAGAGCATTCCTCTGGATTTCTTCCTCATCATGTATGCTAACGTTTCGCACAGTCAATTATACCATTCATGTTATTGGAGACGAGACTACAATTAATACTCTATGCACTGAATTCCACTATAATTGTATGCTGATATTCAGACTATCTTCTAATCTCGTTTTGCTAATTCGCAGGGGAGTGAAGACAACTGACACTGCTGCTGATATCAAAAAGTCATACCGTAAAGCAGCTCTTAGACATCACCCAGACAAGGTTACCTAGTGTTTTACTGGCTAACAATGGATCCAAATCATTATTTTACATCTGCTGATATTACCTCTTTGATGTGTATTCAGGCTGCACAGATTCTTGTCAGAAGTGAAAGTGAAGGACCGTGGTTGAAGGAGATATTAGAAGAGGTTCACAAGGGTGCAGATAGGCTCTTCAAAATNNNNNNNNNNNNNNNNNNNNNNNNNNNNNNNNNNNNNNNNNNNNNNNNNNNNNNNNNNNNNNNNNNNNNNNNNNNNNNNNNNNNNNNNNNNNNNNNNNNNNNNNNNNNNNNNNNNNNNNNNNNNNNNNNNNNNNNNNNNNNNNNNNNNNNNNNNNNNNNNNNNNNNNNNNNNNNNNNNNNNNNNNNNNNNNNNNNNNNNNNNNNNNNNNNNNNNNNNNNNNNNNNNNNNNNNNNNNNNNNNNNNNNNNNNNNNNNNNNNNNNNNNNNNNNNNNNNNNNNNNNNNNNNNNNNNNNNNNNNNNNNNNNNNNNNNNNNNNNNNNNNNNNNNNNNNNNNNNNNNNNNNNNNNNNNNNNNNNNNNNNNNNNNNNNNNNNNNNNNNNNNNNNNNNNNNNNNNNNNNNNNNNNNNNNNNNNNNNNNNNNNNNNNNNNNNNNNNNNNNNNNNNNNNNNNNNNNNNNNNNNNNNNNNNNNNNNNNNNNNNNNNNNNNNNNNNNNNNNNNNNNNNNNNNNNNNNNNNNNNNNNNNNNNNNNNNNNNNNNNNNNNNNNNNNNNNNNNNNNNNNNNNNNNNNNNNNNNNNNNNNNNNNNNNNNNNNNNNNNNNNNNNNNNNNNNNNNNNNNNNNNNNNNNNNNNNNNNNNNNNNNNNNNNNNNNNNNNNNNNNNNNNNNNNNNNNNNNNNNNNNNNNNNNNNNNNNNNNNNNNNNNNNNNNNNNNNNNNNNNNNNNNNNNNNNNNNNNNNNNNNNNNNNNNNNNNNNNNNNNNNNNNNNNNNNNNNNNNNNNNNNNNNNNNNNNNNNNNNNNNNNNNNNNNNNNNNNNNNNNNNNNNNNNNNNNNNNNNNNNNNNNNNNNNNNNNNNNNNNNNNNNNNNNNNNNNNNNNNNNNNNNNNNNNNNNNNNNNNNNNNNNNNNNNNNNNNNNNNNNNNNNNNNNNNNNNNNNNNNNNNNNNNNNNNNNNNNNNNNNNNNNNNNNNNNNNNNNNNNNNNNNNNNNNNNNNNNNNNNNNNNNNNNNNNNNNNNNNNNNNNNNNNNNNNNNNNNNNNNNNNNNNNNNNNNNNNNNNNNNNNNNNNNNNNNNNNNNNNNNNNNNNNNNNNNNNNNNNNNNNNNNNNNNNNNNNNNNNNNNNNNNNNNNNNNNNNNNNNNNNNNNNNNNNNNNNNNNNNNNNNNNNNNNNNNNNNNNNNNNNNNNNNNNNNNNNNNNNNNNNNNNNNNNNNNNNNNNNNNNNNNNNNNNNNNNNNNNNNNNNNNNNNNNNNNNNNNNNNNNNNNNNNNNNNNNNNNNNNNNNNNNNNNNNNNNNNNNNNNNNNNNNNNNNNNNNNNNNNNNNNNNNNNNNNNNNNNNNNNNNNNNNNNNNNNNNNNNNNNNNNNNNNNNNNNNNNNNNNNNNNNNNNNNNNNNNNNNNNNNNNNNNNNNNNNNNNNNNNNNNNNNNNNNNNNNNNNNNNNNNNNNNNNNNNNNNNNNNNNNNNNNNNNNNNNNNNNNNNNNNNNNNNNNNNNNNNNNNNNNNNNNNNNNNNNNNNNNNNNNNNNNNNNNNNNNNNNNNNNNNNNNNNNNNNNNNNNNNNNNNNNNNNNNNNNNNNNNNNNNNNNNNNNNNNNNNNNNNNNNNNNNNNNNNNNNNNNNNNNNNNNNNNNNNNNNNNNNNNNNNNNNNNNNNNNNNNNNNNNNNNNNNNNNNNNNNNNNNNNNNNNNNNNNNNNNNNNNTACCTCTTTGATGTGTATTCAGGCTGCACAGATTCTTGTCAGAAGTGAAAGTGAAGGACCGTGGTTGAAGGAGATATTAGAAGAGGTTCACAAGGGTGCAGATAGGCTCTTCAAAATCATTGGAGAGGCATATTCAGTTCTTTCTGACCCAGCTAAGGTTTACTTTCTCGCCTCTTATGCCTACAAACCTTTTAAGCGTGATTCGTTTGTTCCCCATGAACACTTACTCGCAATAGAATATCCTAGGACTTGCCACGTATGATATGTTACTTATcaggtttttgttttaacaGAGGTCAGACTACGAACTTGAGGAAGAAATTAGAAAAGCCAAGGCATCTAGAGAAAgttacagaagaagaaaggctGCGGAAGAAAGTAGTCCAACGTATCAGACAAGTGCAACCAGGCGATACTGGAGGGACAGCGGGAGTACATACCGAAATACGCCTTCTTGGTGGTAGAACCCTAAAATTCTAGGTGGCATTAGGAAAAGGAACccagtattcttttttttggtggtttaaGCAAAGAGGGATCCACTGGATTTCTCCCAGGTGAGTCATTCCAGAGCTGGTGAAGTGTAAAGGGTTGCTACACATCAGTTCAGCAAATGATACCAGCTTGCATACTAAAGAATTGTTTGTTTCAATGGTGAATAGGGCACCTCCTGCGAGGTTGTGACCCAACTACACGTTGTCTGAAAATTTGCTGATTGTACTGTTTGTACTTTGTAACAcattcaaaagataaaaaaatgataaatctaaTTTGGTCTAAACTTATCTTAAAAGTGTCTGAACCTCTCAAAACGCTTTACTGAAACTTGAGTTGTTTGTTAATAGGTGacttatatttacatttatccAAATATTTCTGTAACCTTTGAGTCTGCTTGTTGTCCAAAATTGACCGCTCTTTTCATGCCTAAGCTTGGTAAAGGAAACACTCTCTTTGTGTCTAAAAGGCTCTCATCTTGTACATTTATGTGTTCTTATGTCGTGTTGGATGAGGTATAAAGCAAACatggatttttttattattagtattattgtaGACAAAAGAGCACACAGAGCAGTTACTGAACACAAAACATTACAAGTCTTCCTTTATTGATACTAATATTTGGACAAAGCCAAAGCTGGTTGCCAAGTAGCTGAAGTGAGCTATAACTTCAGGGCCTGAGCATGGTGACTGATGTGGTCTTCTATGAAGGTGGCGATAAAGTAGAAGGAGTGGTCGTATCCTGGCTGGAAACGCAATAAGAGCGGCGCTTTCACTTTCTTGCATGCCTCCTCAAAATTTCTGGCCAATAACTGATCAGGGTAGAAATTGTCGCTTTCTCCCTGCAATGGTTTGAAGGCAAAGATCAAGCTCGCAAAGTAAGACAGATAACCAGCAAAAACATGGAGTTAATGGGTTTTACCTGATCAATAAGAATTGTGGCAGACAGATTGTGGAACTTAGAGATAAGACAAGTGGCGTCGTATTCCTGAAATTTGCAAAACGAACTATGCATCAAACTTGGGAGATGGATATTGTGTGGCGGCTATATGCATACTGAATTCTTTATAAGTTGTTATTACCTCCCAAGCAGCCTTGTTGTCACCTAGATAATTGGTGAATGCCTTCTGTCCCCAAGGACAATTTATGGGGTTGGCAACTGGTGCAAACGCAGACACAGACTGTACATGTCACAGAGCAAGtgattagaatgaaattatgaTATAGGAGAAACAAGAATTTGGTTAAAGCACATTTATCCACCCCCATGAAAGCTATCTAGCTTTTGATTTGAAGATTCTAAGTCTCAAGCATCGTACTCAAAATGAAGTGCCACAAGAAAATTCGAAAAATATTTAGAAGTAAATACCTTGTACTTATCGAGGTTCTTGAGGTATATAGTAAGAGCTCCATGTCCACCCATGGAGTGTCCAGATATAGATGCATTTGTTGTGTCAAGCTGAGAGAAGTTATCACTCAGGAGTTTTGGCAACTCTTTGACAACATAGTCATACATACGCCAATTCTTCCACTTTTCCTGAGTAGCATTGAGGTAGAATCCAGCTCCTAAGCAGAAATCAAacaggaaagaaaagaaaagtttatcACCCTTCATTGTAAGAATGACCTGAATACATCAACACTACCAAACCAATAAATCTAAAGCTAAAACTGGTTTGGAATGCAAACCAGAAGAAGCATGTAACACTTGCATACCTACACCAAAGTCGTAACTATCTGCTTCTCCTTCAACATTTAGTCCTCCTACAATATCAAAACCATCACAGAGAGTATTAAAAAACCAAGGGAAGATGATAAATCAGAGTAAAAGACATGACAAaccaaacaaatgaaaatactaTTTGGCTCACTTGGGGAAGTATCTGGAGCAACAAGAGCAATGCCGTGAGTAGAAGCAGCACGTTGAGCCCCAGCTTTAATAATGAAGTTCTCATCCGTGCAGGTGAGACCAGAAAGCCAGTAAAGCACCTGTGAATCAACAAAAAAGGAGAATCATTTCGCTAAAAAAACCAATCAATGGTTCTGAAGTAACATGATTTTTGCATCCCAACATAGATCAAGGCAGTAAAGAATTCAAAAACAATCATGCAAAACtaaagtcttcttctttataaacAATATGGAAGAAACACACAGATAACAACAGTAACTGAGAAAAAAGTCACAAAAGATCCCTCATTTACTGTAGAAACAGATCAAATCTCTACATAGGAGCAAGAATCgagaaaactaaaacaagaaacTGAGATCAGAGTAGTGAGAAAGAAGGAAGTTAAATAACATACAGGAGATTTTTGGGAAGATGAAGCAGAAGGAGGGAAGTAGATGGTAAAAGTCATAGAACATCCTAGTGTCTCACTGCAGTGTTTGTATCTTTTGTTGTAGCCATCGAACATCTTCGTGCTTCCGATCTCctccattctctctctctctctctctctctgtaaagTTCAGCAGAAACAACAGAAGCAGCGAAGAAGACGATCGAACGAGAGAGGTCTATCGGTTTCTACAGTAGACTACAGCCCATAGATATTATTCCACAACATAGCCCAATTAAAGAGTCTTGAAAGGCCCATTAATTTTTACCGTTTTAGTCAAGAGCCTCTGCGTCGACCAGAGTGTTTAATTTCATTAAGCAAAAGAAGAGATCAATTTCATTACTAAGTATATGATGATGTATTTATTAGGGTGATCAAATCATTACTATATAAACATTGACATATCAAGAGATAACGcatggacttttttttttgtttgcggCGGTcccattgatttatttatatgttttttcgGTGTAATAATAAATGCCAATATTGAGCTAGAAAAGAATTTCCATAAATGTTGTTCAGATTGtacaatccaaaaaaaatggaGGGCATAGTATTAGTATAGATGATAGAGAAAGCGAAGAAGACTGGTACCATAAGAGAGATGgagtaatttattttcttgtgccATTAAATGACTCTATCGGTGTATACCAAGTTAGGCACCTTCCCTTGAATAACAAGAGCATAAACCAcaataatgttaaaaaataaagtctCTCCCTTTCCTCAACTGTACCCATCAATGCTTATGTCCATCCCTCTCCCTTTGCACATAAGCTTTATCTctgtatttaaatttaactcaTCATCTGCACTGCATGCAAGTTTTATGCTTTTCTTGATATCCATCCCCCAAATCTTCTTCTCATGCgttttttactttcttgatTTGGCAATTCTCATGAGCTGATGATTTTGTGAgagatctttcttttttatggTTGCCGACACGAAAGGTTTGTTCTTgacttgtgtttttattttatatttaattggAGATTCTTGTTTTTGGTAGATGAACAACTCAAAGACGGAgctaacaaagtttttttttttttttttggtattccATTAATTTCCATTATTTTATTCCATAATCTTTTCCGCTGCATTGTGTGTCATGTTTGTAGTATCATTACTATTTAAAGGAATTTTGGTTATCTATCTGTATGCATAAATAtctgatttttatgatttgCCCCTTTTTCTTACATGGCAGCAAGAAGCTACAACtcaacttttgtttggtgaGAAAAATCTGAGTTAGCGAACCAAGAATATCTTAATTCCTTTTGAAACAAGGAGTTGGTTTGATTGGTAACGCCCAAGTtggtctctctctttcttttcctttttcaaatccaagttgatttctttgttctttttgatcctataaccaatatatataaatctatagtGGATTGCATAACCACCAGCAAAATACTTCCTAGACATTGTTCCATTgcctttggttttgttttaatttcttggAGTGGACTGAGAAAAATGGTGGGAAGCATTGAGGCCAAGAGCCTGCAATCAAACGGGTCTGTTCATCATAATGGTCTTAATTTGGAGGAGAAACTTGATGAGTTCCGTCGTCTTTTGGGGAAATCAGACAAGGATCCACTTAGGATTGTAAGTGTTGGTGCTGGTGCTTGGGGAAGTGTTTTTGCAGCACTTCTACAAGAAAGCTATGGAAGTTTCAGGGATAAGTTCCAGATTAGGATTTGGAGAAGAGCTGGGAGAGCTGTTGATAGAGCAACTGCAGAACATTTGTTTGAAGTGATCAATTCAAGGGAAGATATCTTGAGGAGACTGATAAGACGTTGCGCTTATCTGAAATATGTCGAGGCAAGGCTCGGTGATAGGACACTCTATGCGGATGAGATATTGAAAGACGGGTTCTGTCTTAACATGGTTGACACTCCACTTTGCCCTCTAAAGGTTGTGACAAATCTGCAAGAAGCTGTGTGGGATGCTGATATTGTTGTTAATGGATTGCCTTCAACTGAAACACGTGAAGTGTTTGAAGAGATTAGTAAGTACTGGAAAGAGAGAATCACGGTTCCAATCATTATCTCTTTGTCAAAGGGTATTGAAACTTCTCTTGAACCAGTTCCACATATCATAACTCCAACAAAGATGATCCATCAAGCAAGTaagcttctttttcttgattttgctCTTTTTGTATTCAGTCTATTTGACATAATCTTGCTTAGTTTTCTTGAATTGGTTATTAATTTTGGTGTTTAATTTGTGGTAGCTGGTGTGCATATTGACAATGTACTGTATCTTGGTGGCCCGAACATTGCTGCTGAGATATACAACAAGGAATATGCCAATGCTAGAATATGTGGAGCTGAAAAATGGAGGAAACCACTAGCAAAGTTCTTAAGACAACCTCATTTCATTGTTTGGGACAATAGTGATCTTGTGACACATGAAGTAATGGGAGGCCTCAAGAATGTCTACGCCATTGGAGCTGGTAAGTTTCTGTGTGTACACAAAGGACTGAGTGATTACCTCTGGTTTTCACACTTTGATCCTTCGCGTTTTACTTTTTCAGGTATGGTAGCAGCGCTTACTAAAGAGAGTGCTACAAGCAAATCGGTGTATTTTGCTCATTGTACATCTGAGATGATATTTATAACTCATTTACTAGCACAAGAGCCTGAGAAACTTGCAGGGCCTTTGCTAGCTGACACTTATGTGACCTTATTAAAAGGGCGTAATGCGTGGTACGGTCAAATGCTGGCAAAGGGGGAAATAAATAGAGACATGGGTGATAGTATAAGCGGCAAGGGAATGATTCAGGTACTCAATCTGTTAAAACAAGTCTTGAAAgaagtttgaaactttttggAATCTGTTTTACTGATGTGAATGTgggatttttttgttgaataggGTGTTTCTGCAGTTGGAGCCTTTTACCAATTGCTTAGTCAGTCAAGCTTAAGCATATTGACGTCTGAAGAGAAGAAACCTATAGCCCCAGTCGAATCATGTCCTATTTTGAAGACACTCTATAAGATACTCATCACAAGGTAAATATGAAACCTGAAAGTTTCTAATCttccaaaaatgttaaagttTGGTCAGTCAGATTTGGTGTGACATGATGGGAAGTCAGGTTTCTAGCTTTCTTGAATGTTTTGGACTTTTGAGACATTGAATCATATTATAAACTTGCTTCTTCAATTATTTAATGATATGTTGTTCAATTTTGCAGAGAACAATCAACACAAGCTATTCTTCAAGCGTTAAGGGACGAAACATTGAACGATCCTAGAGACCGTATCGAGATTGCTCAGAGCCATGCATTCTACAGGCCTTCCCTTCTTGGTCAGCCTTGATTACTCAATGTCAATGTATAATCCAAATTTGTTGAATCTTATTACGCAGACATACGACATAAATTACTTGTGCCAGCTGCAGATGGTTCATTGAAACATTATAGCTTTAATGAGAGGGATAGTTCCACATCTGTCATATCTTAAATTTGATTCTTGTTTAGTCTCTTGAGTCGATGCAATTCTTGTACTGTATCATTTTCTTTATGATCCATGAGAGTTTTGtgtgctaaaaaaaaaattacactagaagaaagaaaacacacatttttagTTACTAAACATTTATCAACTTCATTATCCCAATAAGCATTCTACTTATAGACTATTTTGAAACACTGCACTCTAAAGCCAAGATAGCTCCATAGAGTCgaacaaacaaagagaaggaCTGTTCTGTAAGGCCTAAATGTTAACTATACCAGTGAGATCGGTTATGAGTCCATTCTCTGCTTTGTACAATCGGTTAACTGGAGGTTTAGATGATAGGTCAACCGTTCAAGCAGATCTTCTTTCTTGAGCTTATAGTAATGTGTTACTTTCAGCTCTTTTGCTATGCTTCTTAATTCCTTGCctgtcttgttcttcaactcACTTATTGATAATGATTTCACCGAGTCACTTACAATATGTCCTCCGTCTTTCGAATCCAACAATGAATCTACACGCTCTGTAGGAACACTTGGACCCCTGATGTTCCCAGGTGTCGACTGGGCTGACTTTTTAACTGGATCACTATTGATCTTTCCAGCTTTACCTTGTACTTTCTGCTTGATGTTTCTATTACCGCTGCTGTTAGACTGTCTCTGCCTCTTCTTGTTAAGGACTGACCCAGGATTCAACAATGCATTACCCTCTGTTTTTTTCCGTGCCTCAGTAAGCAAGTTTATGATCAACTCGTCTTTAACAGCAGTCTTCACGGCTCCAGGGTGTGATTTCTTGCTTCTCGCGTCGCGTGGGATTTCTTTGCCTTTGTCTGGTTCATCACACATTTCTAAGAGAGACTCTGTGGTAAAAGGTTCAGAAACAGTTACGATGTCTTGTGAGCTATCGCTTTGCTGATGATCCTTCAAAACTTCTCCATCTTCGTTTGTCTCGTTTGACTTTTCCCTCACCTTCTCACTGGTCTCTAAGAGCAATGGTTTCAAAGTGGAACCTCCAATACTCTCTCTGCTAATAGAAGATGAAGATTTACTATCGGGAGCTTGTTTTACAGGATCAAACTCAGTAACCAAGGATGAACAAGAATGTTCTTCAGCTTCCTCAATCTTGCTTGCCAACACAGGGCTAGAAGAAGTATCAGCATCTTCCGCAACCTGTCAATCATTAAATACACACAGCATTTTACTAGAAGCATCCGAGCTGGTCATCGAAGGTCTTTAAGAACAAGAAGTTGCACGAAAACAAGATTCCCATGACAATGGAttcagaaaagaagaaaactttacAGACCTCAGCTATTAAAGGATCATTTGCTGCTGTCTCCTGAGGCTTCAATCTTGCCTCTGGCTCTATTTCTTCAGTGTCGTTACTAGAATCTCTGGTCTCAGTAGTTACAACAGTTTGAGCATCGCTGACACTAGATGTGTTTTCATCCTCATCAAGAACCGATTTTGAAGAACTTGTATCAGCAGCATCTGGAAGAACGACACTGAGAGTCTTGTCCTGTAAAAACAACATAACAAGTTTAACTCCTACCCAatctgtataaaaaaaaaaaaaacaaaatcaaaaatcaaaagtatcttacagaatcagaagaagagcCTGTAGGATGCTGCGAGTCACCACTCCCAGAAGAAGCCGTATCATTCTGAAGCGAGAGTGGATCCTTGTCAAGTTCAACGATCACAACAACATCTTGCTTCTTCTCGTTCAATAACCTCCACACTAGCTCACAGTACCACTCGTTCTGAAAATTCTCTTCGAGCACatctaaaaagcaaaaaaaaaaaggaaggattTTTTCTCAAAGAGAATCACAGCGATGatacgaaaacaaaacaagtaaagCAAAAATACATGAGTACCTGTTCTgtaatcaaaccaaaattcacAACCACGCAGTGTCTGCTTACGAAAAGTATCGTCTTTCACAACTACAAGatgtaaattattaaaaaaaaaatcaaaactttagtATCAGTCACACAAGGAAAGTAACAGTAAACAATTCAAAGAGCGAAATTTACCAAATGGAGGACCccagagatcatcatcatcatcatccatggtGGTCACAACAGTAAACCGCAAAACTCATCCtgtcaaattaaaattaaaaaaaaaaaccaaccttTTTCACACCCACATTTCCAAAATTCTCACTAccagtaagaagaagaaaaagacagtAAAATCTATCTCCAAACCTCGAAATcaaaatgcaaagaaaaaaaaaccactgGATGAGTAAACCATACCGGGAAAATAAGAGCTTCTTCTTAGTCCATGGATCTTCAAGAATCTCAGAGATAAAAGCGTGTTTTTTTTCCTAGGGTTTGGAGAAGAGGTCGGCGAGAGAATttaggaagagagagaaaaaataaaaaaaggctGGCAGTGAAAGCGACGAACACTCTTCTGGAAAATATAGAGAGAGTAGAGTGTgtaaaaagagtaaagagagagagagagaaaggtcgGTTGAAACGGTGAACGGGGATGCTACAAATGGATAACCCAACGGTGGCGCGTGTACCACTCCAAAAACAATAAAGCCGTTTTATAATGAGTTAAACGGTAAAAAAATCTCAACCGTCAGATTAGTTGACTCTTTTGTTTGACCATTGTCTGTGTTGGTAAAATATGTTAGTCTGTGTTTGAGTTTACTGTACGCTTCACTGATGTTGGGTTTTTTCAATCCGACGGTTAGGACTAAATGACGAGTCAAAGATGGCCAGAATCGTAATAAAGTGTAAGACCGAGGGTGTCCCCACGAAACTTCGAagattgcttttttttattatttgacaTCTGAGAGTGACGTCCGtacagttttatttttgcttttccaAAGATTTTTAATACGCGTAACCCAAAGTTCTTAACTCGAATTAACTTAAGGGAAGTgttttaattaagtattatCATTATGCTTATGCATAGTTTCTTACTTTCCAAAAAGCATTTGAAGCAAAAGTTGgtgttcttttctttctttctttctttctttctttctttctttcaaccTTTATTTGACGTTTTTATATACATGCGTGTATACAGCAAATAAAGCTATTCTGTATACGTTGATGTGAGAGTATTTTATATGCTATGTGATTTGATTTAACATGTCATCTGGAGAATAACATGTCATTCTCTTTTACAATTCTAAGAATacgcgttttttttttttttactttacgtGTAGGTGTTCTTCTATTTGTAAATTACATAGGCTTCA
The sequence above is drawn from the Camelina sativa cultivar DH55 chromosome 4, Cs, whole genome shotgun sequence genome and encodes:
- the LOC104782645 gene encoding S-formylglutathione hydrolase-like, which translates into the protein MEEIGSTKMFDGYNKRYKHCSETLGCSMTFTIYFPPSASSSQKSPVLYWLSGLTCTDENFIIKAGAQRAASTHGIALVAPDTSPRGLNVEGEADSYDFGVGAGFYLNATQEKWKNWRMYDYVVKELPKLLSDNFSQLDTTNASISGHSMGGHGALTIYLKNLDKYKSVSAFAPVANPINCPWGQKAFTNYLGDNKAAWEEYDATCLISKFHNLSATILIDQGESDNFYPDQLLARNFEEACKKVKAPLLLRFQPGYDHSFYFIATFIEDHISHHAQALKL
- the LOC104782647 gene encoding uncharacterized protein LOC104782647; its protein translation is MDDDDDDLWGPPFVVKDDTFRKQTLRGCEFWFDYRTDVLEENFQNEWYCELVWRLLNEKKQDVVVIVELDKDPLSLQNDTASSGSGDSQHPTGSSSDSDKTLSVVLPDAADTSSSKSVLDEDENTSSVSDAQTVVTTETRDSSNDTEEIEPEARLKPQETAANDPLIAEVAEDADTSSSPVLASKIEEAEEHSCSSLVTEFDPVKQAPDSKSSSSISRESIGGSTLKPLLLETSEKVREKSNETNEDGEVLKDHQQSDSSQDIVTVSEPFTTESLLEMCDEPDKGKEIPRDARSKKSHPGAVKTAVKDELIINLLTEARKKTEGNALLNPGSVLNKKRQRQSNSSGNRNIKQKVQGKAGKINSDPVKKSAQSTPGNIRGPSVPTERVDSLLDSKDGGHIVSDSVKSLSISELKNKTGKELRSIAKELKVTHYYKLKKEDLLERLTYHLNLQLTDCTKQRMDS
- the LOC104782646 gene encoding glycerol-3-phosphate dehydrogenase [NAD(+)] GPDHC1, cytosolic, which gives rise to MVGSIEAKSLQSNGSVHHNGLNLEEKLDEFRRLLGKSDKDPLRIVSVGAGAWGSVFAALLQESYGSFRDKFQIRIWRRAGRAVDRATAEHLFEVINSREDILRRLIRRCAYLKYVEARLGDRTLYADEILKDGFCLNMVDTPLCPLKVVTNLQEAVWDADIVVNGLPSTETREVFEEISKYWKERITVPIIISLSKGIETSLEPVPHIITPTKMIHQATGVHIDNVLYLGGPNIAAEIYNKEYANARICGAEKWRKPLAKFLRQPHFIVWDNSDLVTHEVMGGLKNVYAIGAGMVAALTKESATSKSVYFAHCTSEMIFITHLLAQEPEKLAGPLLADTYVTLLKGRNAWYGQMLAKGEINRDMGDSISGKGMIQGVSAVGAFYQLLSQSSLSILTSEEKKPIAPVESCPILKTLYKILITREQSTQAILQALRDETLNDPRDRIEIAQSHAFYRPSLLGQP